A stretch of the Erpetoichthys calabaricus chromosome 3, fErpCal1.3, whole genome shotgun sequence genome encodes the following:
- the mrpl33 gene encoding 39S ribosomal protein L33, mitochondrial, translating to MFLTAVNLAKTKSKTILVQMLSAAGTGYRFNIKRSRVGEKLVMRKHDPIVNRHVLFFEKKKIRSI from the exons ATGTTCCTAACCGCGGTTAACT TGGCCAAGACCAAATCCAA GACCATCTTGGTGCAGATGCTGAGTGCAGCCGGCACAGGCTACAGATTCAACATCAAGAGGAGCCGAGTGGGTGAGAAGCTGGTTATGCGCAAACACGACCCGATAG TTAACAGACATGTGCTCTTCTTTGAGAAGAAGAAGATTCGTTCCATCTGA